The genomic window GATTCTTTGGGTCAGTTTACAACTTCTGATTGTTTAATTTATTATCAGTACAGTGTCGATGATGCTCTACGACTACCAGAAAAATTCTAATATACCTTTTATTTTCTTACATAGTGTTGCCGCCAACCCCGTTAACGCCGTCGTCGTCCTCCGTAACACCCATACAACAACACGCACAACAACCGATTTCATTTTATTTCTTGTCCACTATAAAAATGAATACTCTACCGATTTAGTCACATTTGCAGAGCTTATGTTTTTACAGTTACTTTTTTTAATAGATAGGTTCATTGCCAAAACTGGACTTAACTAAGCATATCCATAACCGATGTTCATTACGGGGCTGTTGTATGTCTTGACCAGTGTGCCGTATGGAAGAAAACTTCCTAGGTGACGTTCACAAGATAAATGGTTTTAATATTACACAACATGCCCCTCCCTGCACGTTGCCTTGCTAAGTTGAGCAAACTCTGCTTTAGTGCTTACGTGTGTAGCTTATTATTGTAACTCGATGTAAATCGATTGCTTCATATTCCTTTGTGCTTGTTACTGCATATTGCTTGTTTTGGACCACTGTACAAAATTGCATCGAAAATGAAATTGATACCTACTTTTCAAATTGTCAGAGATCACGAGATCCACTTTCTTTTGGAAAGGAGAAGGGAGGACAGAGAGAATCAAAACAAAGGAATGTAACCCTTaacttatttatttttttcttcaagAACTGACATTGTTGCTGGAACGCACATAACCTGTATCTTTTTAGTACATCCATTCTTATTCTCAGCCTCTCACCTGCAGCAGTACAAACAAATAAATTCCTAGCAGTAGGCAAAAACTATGTGAAGCCCCTATAATCTGACAAAATGGGTTCCTGATGTGGTTCAGGAAACCTGCCCTCACAATTTGAAGATTATCCCTATACAAGAAAGCTGAAATGAGAGGTGGACACCCAGATTATCGAAGTTAATGTTGATGTGGCATCCTCAGGTGCTAATGCTCGTGCGACCATATGGGTAATCACAAGATATACTGGAGGTAAGTTCATGCTAGCTGTTGCTCGGAGAGGTATGAGTATTCTAAACTCTCTTGTTGCTGAAATACTTGCTCTCCGGGATGGGGTACAACTTGCGAAGGAGGAAGAATGGCCTGATCCTGCCTTCGAATCTGATTAGCAGGCACTGGTGGAGATGTGAAACTCAAGAAAACAAAACAGATCAGAGATTATGGGCCTCCTGTGTGAATTTGAGTAGCTGGGCCAGGATTTTGTTCATTACTGTCTTTTATTTGCAGAGGCGCTAATTTCTATGCATGCCTGTGTGCAAAACTGCCCCTGCAAGTCACTGACCCGAGGCTGTGGTGTAATGCCGCTCCGGATCAACTTGCCTTTATTCGAATCTGAGCAATCCTGAGCAATATAGGTCAGCTCCTTTGATTGTAAAAAAAACTCCTTCAAATCTGTTGGTGTTAACATTTTACTTCAGAACATTGGTtcaatgccatttatatttttaTGTGAGATATATCTTTTTCATTTTAGTAGTCATCAAGTGTGAGTTCTGACTATTTGCAGCATGTAATCAAGTGCTagaaatttcatgccatttccaaATCTCACAAACATTTGGTTAGCAATCTCATATCCATTGATCTTTTCCCCATATTTTAGTTATCAATTTCTTACACCATGATATTAAGATCTAATTTCTCAGATTAGCTACCAATTGCTCACACCATGATATTAAGACCAATTGTGGGATTGCATCTCAATAGTAAACACGGTGCAAGGCTACCTTCCAATCGTAACAAGATTTTGTATTCTTTTACAACTTATTAAACAATGGATAAATTAAAGAATATATTATTGTCTCTATGCAACAACATGATCACAAGATGTCTCTCTCTTCTAAGAAACAACCTGAGTGAACTCACAACATTGTGTATACATTTACTTTTTGAAACTCTCTTCATTTTATTTTATACTTATGTGAATCTTAATTTCCAACGATTGAGACGTGCGTTGCATGTGCAAATTTACTAGTTTACCTCAAATGTGAAAGAACAAGAGGTGGGACAGCAAGCCTTTTTGGTAGAGAGAAACTTCAAAATTTCTGGATGCAACGGTCAGGTATGTTGGGGGAAATATGAGCTGCTACACAATGAAGATGATGCATAATCGAATAGGTCTTTTCTTTTGTTaagaaaaatttcaaaaaaaaaacttgatGAAATAGACGGGCCTGATTGGTGGTTTGAAAAGGTCAGAACTAGACGTGGAGTTGCATTTCCGGTCAACTGGCAGACGAGTGTGCTGTCGCCAATTGCATGGCCAGGCACCGCCATGGCCAAATGGGctcaattttttcttttttctccggTTATAGGCTCGAGTTCATATTGGCCACCACTTGTCACGTATTGTACATCTCAGCCGGTGAATTATTACAACCTTTTGGGAGGGCGGAAGAGAGACGGTCTGCTGCTCGCTTGCTCCTTTTCAAGCCGGTAGCTATCTCCATCGCCGTCTCTGTGTATTTGTCTTCCGCTCGTTGTACACACTTTGTACTTCTATTTCCTCGATAAATTGACTGAGTTTAACAAGGCTGGCAGTGGCACGGACGTTGCTTTGGTAGGCTGATGTTGATGCTCTTTTTTTCTCCTTTGCGTTGAAGTTGTGGTGTGCCCTATTGAACTTTTTTTTCGTGTGAGCATTTTTAGTGTGACAACTGCTTGCTGCGTCTACCAGTGAGTAGTGACTGGCTGACGTTTTTGTGTGTGTCAGCCTCTTCTCCAAGAGGCCGACTACTAATTCAGTATTCTAGAAACATTTTTGGTGCCTCTCAATTTATTCTGCGTGGGACCATAAAGTCTTATATTGGAGTTTCATATGCTAACATTTGTGTTTCATTGTACAACTAAACTAAGTACTCCCACAAACTGAGGATAACACATAGACATCCTGGAAATCGAACACACCCAAAGATTTATACAATCACTGTATAACCTTGTTTCATTGTGTTGAGACTATGGTCGTGAAAAACCCTTTGAGAAAGGGGAAAAAAGGTCATACACCAAAAAAGAGTCACCATGCCGATCGGCATGGGAAAAAACTTGCTGAATTGTTCGTCAGGAAAAAACTCTCATCATTGCTACCTACAGAGACCTGAACCTGAACTAGAAGACGAGGGTCACAAGGAGCGGTTGATGAGGCCACGCACGACGACCAAGCCCAGGGCGAGCAGGTGATCCATTTCCGGCGCCACCGTCAGCGTCAGCACGTCCTCCCCCAGCACCACCCCCGCCCCCGTCTGCTTCCGGGCCACCTCCGCCACGGCTGCGCCATCCACGCCGTGGACTTTGTACTCCGTCTTGCGGGCTGAGCACCCGTTGATCCTGTAGCACGTCCCCGCGCCGCCGTGCATCGCCACGGTGGCCCCGCCCTTGTCAGCCCGGCGCACGGTGAACCACGGCGTCGCCTCCTCCCCTTCCTCATACCGGCAGACCTCCCACCTCCTGAACATCCCGAAGCCCTTGCGCCTGATCCTGATGAGGGCGTTGCCGGCGCGGTCCATGAGAAGAACCTCGCGGCCGCCCCTGCAGCCGTAG from Triticum aestivum cultivar Chinese Spring chromosome 3B, IWGSC CS RefSeq v2.1, whole genome shotgun sequence includes these protein-coding regions:
- the LOC123066310 gene encoding protein LURP-one-related 11-like codes for the protein MAKIQPLLAAPSPPSSGDHRQGQRGRQAYTVWMKSLVFNGNGCAVYGPDGAVAFRVDNYGCRGGREVLLMDRAGNALIRIRRKGFGMFRRWEVCRYEEGEEATPWFTVRRADKGGATVAMHGGAGTCYRINGCSARKTEYKVHGVDGAAVAEVARKQTGAGVVLGEDVLTLTVAPEMDHLLALGLVVVRGLINRSL